Proteins found in one Polyangia bacterium genomic segment:
- a CDS encoding serine/threonine-protein kinase has product MNTPTQKGVRRGPRDRRLGRLGRYQLIGRLATGGMAEVYLGLSGELSGYRTLVVLKRILPHLASNGQFVRMFLDEARIEARLDHPNVVRIIEVGHDGDEYFLAMELVQGKPLSTVLRRAMREKAPLMPALAAFIIAQAANGLGYAHTMIDSDGRPMQIVHRDVSPQNILVSFEGAVKIIDFGIARATGRGTRTSPGGLKGKIQYMSPEQASAAEVDPRSDVFALGVVLWEVLVGQRLFYRENELAMMRAVVDEPIPSPSQLVPTPPELEAIVMRALDRDPDRRFHTAQEMGLALERFAFTNGSFSPQQLATYMKLLFASDFLQWKRTVSSAMEMEPTPPDHNSGANDFRAAGASSDSHSSSATLELGPAAPDETQPCEAADEAGETPIMPAAASFIPSPVPSAHDRLWVYGGIASLAMISIAGVLVLSQPRANRRLEAPPLVATRVEAPPPLAVPLPPRPDLPLLAEAVAATPAAPAPTVTSPPPAPVVPPAPALSADALAPAAARLPIDVPARPAHPITAAAPPVRLPAVVVASKLSPKRPKAAKDPRASRARAAKLSLASSARNRRVSIRDIGRVQKPKLTRAATSRTSRLMMDDAPLPPGRIDETLPAPAPREMPAPRETQTQSQTDHRRNPFD; this is encoded by the coding sequence GTGAATACACCGACGCAGAAGGGCGTACGCCGGGGCCCACGTGACCGGAGATTGGGAAGGCTGGGCCGTTATCAGCTCATCGGCCGGCTAGCCACCGGCGGAATGGCCGAGGTTTACCTGGGCCTTTCTGGCGAACTGTCCGGCTACCGCACGCTGGTGGTGTTGAAACGAATCCTTCCCCACCTGGCCTCGAACGGTCAGTTCGTGCGGATGTTTCTGGATGAAGCGCGCATCGAAGCGCGTCTGGATCATCCCAACGTCGTCAGGATCATCGAGGTTGGTCACGACGGCGACGAGTACTTCTTGGCCATGGAGCTGGTGCAAGGCAAACCCCTGTCGACAGTCCTGCGCAGGGCCATGCGCGAGAAGGCGCCGCTGATGCCGGCGCTGGCCGCGTTCATCATCGCCCAAGCCGCCAACGGGCTTGGATACGCGCACACCATGATCGACTCCGATGGGCGGCCCATGCAGATCGTCCACCGTGATGTGTCGCCGCAGAACATTCTGGTCTCGTTCGAAGGAGCGGTGAAGATCATCGATTTCGGTATTGCCCGCGCCACCGGCCGGGGCACACGCACCAGCCCGGGCGGCCTCAAAGGCAAGATCCAGTACATGTCGCCGGAGCAGGCGTCGGCCGCCGAGGTCGACCCGCGTTCGGACGTGTTCGCGCTGGGCGTGGTGCTGTGGGAGGTGCTGGTCGGGCAGCGTCTTTTCTATCGCGAGAACGAGCTGGCGATGATGCGCGCGGTGGTCGATGAGCCGATCCCTTCGCCGTCGCAGTTGGTGCCCACGCCGCCCGAGCTGGAGGCGATCGTGATGCGCGCCCTGGATCGCGATCCAGACCGCCGTTTTCACACCGCGCAGGAGATGGGCCTGGCCCTGGAACGGTTCGCCTTTACCAACGGCAGCTTCAGCCCGCAGCAGCTGGCCACGTACATGAAGCTGCTGTTCGCCTCCGATTTCTTGCAATGGAAGCGGACTGTCTCCTCGGCCATGGAGATGGAGCCGACGCCGCCCGATCACAACTCGGGGGCGAACGACTTTCGGGCGGCCGGCGCCAGTTCGGACTCGCACTCGTCCAGCGCCACCCTCGAGCTGGGACCGGCGGCGCCCGATGAGACGCAGCCGTGCGAGGCCGCCGATGAGGCTGGAGAGACGCCGATCATGCCGGCCGCCGCGTCTTTCATCCCGTCGCCGGTTCCTTCGGCGCACGATCGGTTGTGGGTGTACGGCGGGATCGCCTCGCTGGCCATGATCTCCATCGCCGGCGTGCTTGTTCTGTCGCAGCCGCGCGCCAATCGCCGACTGGAGGCGCCGCCGCTGGTGGCGACGCGAGTCGAGGCGCCGCCGCCGCTGGCCGTGCCGCTGCCGCCTCGGCCTGATCTGCCGCTACTCGCGGAAGCAGTGGCGGCCACGCCTGCCGCGCCAGCCCCGACGGTTACGTCGCCGCCGCCCGCGCCGGTGGTCCCTCCCGCCCCGGCACTGTCCGCGGACGCTCTGGCGCCGGCGGCTGCGCGGCTGCCGATCGATGTGCCGGCCCGGCCGGCCCACCCGATCACCGCGGCGGCGCCTCCGGTGAGGTTGCCGGCGGTGGTGGTGGCTTCGAAGTTATCGCCCAAGCGCCCAAAAGCAGCGAAAGATCCGCGCGCCTCCCGAGCCCGCGCGGCCAAACTGAGCCTGGCCTCGAGCGCGCGCAACCGGCGGGTCAGCATCCGCGACATCGGCCGGGTGCAAAAGCCAAAGCTGACCCGCGCGGCGACCTCGCGAACCAGCCGGCTGATGATGGACGACGCGCCGCTGCCGCCCGGGCGCATCGACGAAACCTTGCCGGCGCCGGCCCCACGCGAGATGCCAGCACCCCGCGAGACCCAAACGCAATCTCAGACCGACCACCGACGAAATCCGTTCGACTAG